In the genome of Cupriavidus sp. WKF15, the window CGACCCGTCGCTTAAATGGGCTTGCTTCGGTTCGCTTTCGCCCTGGGAGGTGGTTGTCGGGCAGCGCAAGATCGTCGGGCTGGCGCAGGTACGGCGGCGCACGGGTGTACTACTGACTTCGGGCGCGCTCGTTTCATCGCCGGATTGGCCCCTGTTGTGCGAGATGATAGAGGCGCATCCCGCCGATGCCGATCGCCTGCAGGCCTGCACGACGTCGTGCACCGAGCAACTGGGTGCGCCATTGATAGCCACCGTACTGGCCAAGGGTCTGCATCACATGCTGATCGACGTGCTTGGTGAGCATGATGATCCGGGCGAATCCCGGCATCCACGCCACGTGTCGCGCGAGACGCCGGCAATCCTGTCCACCACGGCGGGCGCATGAGTCAACGGTCAACGTTGTGCCTATCAACAAAACAAGGCTCGCCAGGCGCGCGCCATAAATGGAGACATCCAACATGAAGCCCATGCCACCCGCTGGCCCCGCCATGCGCGTATTGGACAAACAACCCAAGGTGTCGCGCCGAGGCTTTCTGCGCGGCGGCGGCCTTGCCGCCATCAGCGTTACGGTGGTGATTCCCACGGCCTCCATCGCGGCAGCCAGAGATATGGCCACCCAACAAAGCTTTCATACCTTGGGTCGTGACACGAGCAAGACTCTGGTGCGCATGGCGCGCGACATCTATCCGCACGACAAGCTGGCAGACAAATTCTATGTCGAGGCTGTGGCGCCCTATGACGTGGCGGCGTCCGAAGACCTGGCGGTAAAAACGTTGTTGACCGATGGCGTCCAGAATTTGGATCAACG includes:
- a CDS encoding gluconate 2-dehydrogenase subunit 3 family protein, which translates into the protein MKPMPPAGPAMRVLDKQPKVSRRGFLRGGGLAAISVTVVIPTASIAAARDMATQQSFHTLGRDTSKTLVRMARDIYPHDKLADKFYVEAVAPYDVAASEDLAVKTLLTDGVQNLDQRAKQRYGLPYVGVRTENERVALLKDIEGTPFFKKIQGDLVTSLYNNKKLWPLFGYEGSSWEKGGYLHRGFDDIDWL